From one Pseudomonas sp. MYb118 genomic stretch:
- a CDS encoding efflux transporter outer membrane subunit: MTDRSPLNLPASLIMARGSRLLSLSLCVALLSACAIGPDYQRPETVAPAQYKEAAGWRQATPSDSLARGAWWELYGDQQLNGLIDKLNSANQTVAQSEAQYRQAQALVRSARGAFFPTVDLTVGKNRSSQGTGSSSSSLSSSSSGIRNTYTAQAGVSWEADIWGKLRRGLEADTANAEASFADLAAMRLSQQSELVQNYLQLRVIDEQKRLLQATVEAYQRSLKMTENQYRAGVSGKDAVAQAQTQLKSTEADLVDLIWQRAQFENAIAVLIGLPPAEFSLAETKNIPLLPDVPLSLPSQLLERRPDIASAERSVIAANANIGVAKAAYYPDLTLSMNGGYSSSTSNNLFTVPNRFWSVGPQLAMTLFDGGQRSAEVDRSEAAYDETVAKYRQTVLDGFREVENYLVQLKVLENESEVRQQALDAARESLRLIQNQYKAGLIAYLDVVVVQATALNNERSMLDLLQSRLIASVQLIAALGGGWDGQLNL; this comes from the coding sequence ATGACTGACCGTTCGCCACTCAACCTGCCCGCATCGCTGATCATGGCCCGTGGCTCGCGCTTGCTGAGCCTGTCGCTGTGCGTGGCGCTGCTCAGCGCCTGCGCCATCGGCCCGGATTACCAGCGTCCGGAAACAGTCGCTCCGGCGCAGTACAAGGAAGCGGCGGGCTGGCGCCAGGCCACGCCCAGCGATTCCCTGGCACGCGGTGCCTGGTGGGAGCTGTATGGCGATCAGCAACTCAATGGCCTGATCGACAAGCTCAACAGCGCCAACCAGACGGTGGCACAGTCCGAAGCGCAATACCGCCAGGCCCAGGCCCTGGTGCGCAGCGCCCGTGGCGCGTTTTTCCCGACGGTGGACCTGACCGTCGGCAAGAACCGCTCCAGCCAGGGCACCGGCAGCAGCAGTTCCAGCCTGAGCAGTTCCTCCAGCGGCATTCGTAACACTTACACGGCCCAGGCCGGGGTCAGCTGGGAAGCCGATATCTGGGGCAAGTTGCGTCGTGGGCTGGAGGCTGACACGGCCAACGCCGAGGCCAGCTTTGCCGATTTGGCGGCGATGCGCCTCAGCCAGCAGTCGGAACTGGTGCAGAATTACCTGCAACTGCGGGTGATCGACGAGCAGAAGCGCCTGTTGCAAGCGACGGTCGAGGCCTACCAGCGCTCGCTGAAAATGACCGAAAACCAGTACCGCGCCGGGGTTTCCGGCAAAGACGCGGTGGCGCAGGCGCAGACCCAGCTGAAAAGCACCGAAGCCGATCTGGTCGATCTGATCTGGCAACGTGCACAGTTCGAAAACGCCATCGCGGTGCTGATCGGTCTGCCGCCTGCTGAATTCAGCCTGGCTGAAACGAAAAACATCCCGCTGTTGCCCGATGTACCGCTGAGCCTGCCCTCACAATTGCTCGAGCGACGCCCGGACATCGCCTCCGCCGAACGCTCGGTGATCGCCGCCAACGCCAACATTGGCGTCGCCAAGGCCGCGTATTACCCGGACCTGACCCTGAGCATGAACGGTGGCTACAGCAGCAGTACCTCGAACAACCTGTTCACCGTGCCGAACCGCTTCTGGTCGGTCGGCCCGCAATTGGCGATGACCCTGTTCGACGGCGGCCAGCGCTCGGCTGAAGTCGACCGCAGCGAAGCGGCCTACGACGAAACCGTGGCCAAGTACCGCCAGACCGTGCTCGACGGTTTCCGCGAGGTGGAAAACTACCTGGTCCAGCTCAAGGTGCTGGAGAACGAGTCCGAGGTACGACAACAGGCACTGGACGCGGCCCGCGAATCCTTGCGCCTGATCCAGAACCAGTACAAGGCCGGTTTGATCGCCTATCTCGACGTCGTCGTGGTGCAAGCCACCGCACTGAACAACGAACGCAGCATGCTCGACCTGCTGCAGAGCCGGCTGATCGCCAGCGTACAACTGATCGCCGCGCTCGGCGGCGGCTGGGACGGCCAGTTGAACCTGTAG
- a CDS encoding putative bifunctional diguanylate cyclase/phosphodiesterase → MLIGSYSPSLVIISLFVAILASYTALDLTGRIATAKGRAVHFWTAGGAFAMGVGVWSMHFIGMLAFELPIALGYDITLTGLSLLTAILSSGFALWLVRQPRLPLWQLAFGALVMGAGISAMHYTGMAAMRMQPGIEYDPTLFVVSLLIAVGASGAALWIAFRLRKHTPYVRLIRGGAAVVMGIAIVGMHYTAMAAAQFPEGSFCGAATNGLNGKGLDGLVLVTTLAVLSIALLTSILDARLEARTADLARSLTEANRELTQLALHDTLTGLPNRVLLADRIEQAMSRVKEQGGCFALMFIDLDGFKPVNDAFGHHMGDLLLREVAQRLREDLRSQDTLARIGGDEFVLLVQLANEEDALNLAARQVGLIARSFRVTEHDLQISASVGIALYPGNGHSAEELLMNADAAMYHAKGAGKNGYSFFDASMNSNARKQLQLLQDLRSAVEQRQLRLHYQPKFAAGSRRAIGAEALLRWEHPTQGLLLPDKFIDLAEKTGLIISIGEWVLNEACRQMREWYVLGYTHWRIAVNLSALQFCHAGLVQSVAKALATHNLPANCLTLEITETTAMSDADASMTVLNELSEMGVDLSIDDFGTGYSSLMYLKRLPANELKIDRGFVRDLERDSDDAAIVSAIVALGQALGLRIVAEGVETDVQQDFLTQLGCDSLQGYLLGHPLPAERFMADIHNAERLATS, encoded by the coding sequence ATGCTCATCGGTAGCTATTCCCCCTCGCTGGTCATCATCTCGCTCTTCGTGGCGATTCTCGCTTCCTATACGGCGCTCGATCTGACCGGGCGCATTGCCACGGCCAAGGGCCGGGCCGTGCATTTCTGGACGGCGGGTGGGGCTTTTGCGATGGGGGTGGGTGTGTGGTCGATGCATTTCATCGGCATGCTCGCCTTTGAACTGCCCATCGCGCTGGGCTACGACATCACGTTGACCGGGCTGTCGTTGCTCACCGCGATTCTGTCCAGCGGCTTCGCCTTGTGGCTGGTCCGCCAGCCCCGCTTGCCGCTCTGGCAACTGGCGTTCGGCGCGCTGGTGATGGGGGCCGGGATCAGTGCCATGCATTACACCGGCATGGCGGCGATGCGCATGCAGCCGGGTATCGAGTACGACCCCACGCTGTTCGTGGTGTCTTTGCTGATCGCCGTCGGAGCCTCCGGTGCGGCGCTGTGGATCGCCTTCCGCCTGCGCAAACACACGCCATATGTGCGCCTGATCCGTGGCGGAGCCGCCGTGGTCATGGGGATCGCCATCGTCGGCATGCATTACACGGCCATGGCGGCGGCGCAATTTCCCGAGGGCAGTTTCTGCGGTGCTGCCACCAATGGCTTGAACGGTAAAGGTCTGGATGGCCTGGTGCTGGTCACAACGCTGGCCGTGTTGAGCATCGCCTTGCTGACCTCGATTCTCGATGCGCGCCTGGAAGCGCGCACCGCTGACCTGGCCCGGTCGTTGACCGAGGCCAATCGCGAACTCACCCAACTGGCGCTGCACGACACCCTGACCGGGCTGCCCAACCGCGTATTGCTGGCCGACCGAATCGAACAGGCGATGTCGAGGGTGAAGGAGCAGGGTGGCTGTTTTGCCTTGATGTTCATTGATCTCGACGGCTTCAAACCGGTCAACGACGCCTTCGGCCACCACATGGGCGACTTGCTGCTGCGGGAAGTGGCGCAGCGTCTGCGTGAGGACCTGCGCAGCCAGGACACCCTGGCACGGATCGGCGGCGACGAGTTCGTGCTGCTGGTGCAACTGGCCAATGAAGAGGATGCGTTGAACCTCGCCGCGCGCCAGGTCGGCCTGATCGCGCGTTCGTTCCGCGTCACCGAACACGATTTGCAGATCTCCGCCAGCGTCGGCATTGCCCTCTACCCAGGTAATGGCCACAGCGCCGAAGAGTTGCTGATGAACGCCGACGCGGCGATGTATCACGCCAAGGGTGCCGGCAAGAATGGCTACAGCTTCTTTGACGCGTCGATGAACAGCAACGCGCGCAAACAGCTGCAATTGCTCCAGGACCTGCGCAGCGCCGTGGAGCAGCGACAGTTGCGCCTGCATTACCAGCCGAAGTTCGCTGCCGGCAGCCGCCGGGCCATCGGCGCCGAGGCGTTGTTGCGTTGGGAACACCCGACCCAGGGCCTGTTGCTGCCGGACAAGTTCATCGACCTGGCGGAAAAGACCGGGCTGATCATTTCCATCGGTGAGTGGGTGCTCAACGAAGCCTGCCGCCAGATGCGCGAGTGGTACGTGCTGGGCTATACCCATTGGCGCATCGCAGTGAACCTGTCGGCCTTGCAGTTCTGCCACGCCGGCCTGGTGCAAAGTGTCGCCAAGGCCCTGGCCACGCACAACCTGCCTGCCAACTGCCTGACCCTGGAAATCACCGAAACCACGGCGATGAGCGATGCGGATGCCAGCATGACGGTGCTCAATGAGCTGTCGGAAATGGGCGTCGACCTGTCCATCGACGACTTTGGCACCGGTTATTCGAGCCTGATGTACCTCAAGCGATTGCCCGCCAACGAGCTGAAGATTGATCGCGGCTTCGTGCGCGACCTGGAACGGGACAGTGACGACGCAGCAATTGTTTCAGCGATTGTCGCGCTCGGCCAGGCGCTGGGCCTGCGCATCGTCGCCGAAGGCGTGGAAACTGATGTGCAACAGGACTTCCTGACGCAACTGGGCTGCGACTCCCTGCAAGGCTACCTGCTGGGTCATCCTTTGCCGGCCGAACGTTTCATGGCAGACATTCATAACGCCGAGCGACTGGCGACGAGCTGA